A single genomic interval of Natator depressus isolate rNatDep1 chromosome 14, rNatDep2.hap1, whole genome shotgun sequence harbors:
- the SOCS3 gene encoding suppressor of cytokine signaling 3: MVTHSKFPAAGMSRPLDTSLRLKTFSSKSEYQLVVNAVRKLQESGFYWSTVTGSDANLLLSAEPAGTFLIRDSSDQRHFFTLSVKTESGTKNLRIQCEGDSFSLQTDPRSSQPVPRFDCVLKLVHHYMPPAPCPLPEQPGGAPPPKRAYYIYSGGEKIPLVLSRPLSSNVSSLQHLCRKTVNGHLDSYEKMTQLPGPIKEFLDQYDAPL; this comes from the coding sequence ATGGTCACCCACAGCAAGTTCCCCGCTGCTGGGATGAGCCGCCCGCTGGACACCAGCCTGCGCCTCAAGACTTTCAGCTCCAAGAGCGAGTACCAGCTGGTGGTGAACGCTGTGCGCAAGCTGCAGGAGAGCGGCTTCTACTGGAGCACGGTAACGGGCAGCGATGCCAACCTGCTGCTGAGCGCGGAGCCGGCGGGCACCTTCCTCATCAGAGACAGCTCCGACCAGCGGCACTTCTTCACCCTCAGCGTCAAGACGGAGTCGGGCACCAAGAACCTGCGCATCCAATGCGAGGGCGACAGCTTCTCTCTGCAGACCGACCCCCGCagcagccagcctgtgccccGCTTCGACTGCGTCCTCAAGCTGGTGCATCACTACATGCCTCCCGCCCCGTGTCCCCTCCCCGAGCAGCCCGGAGGGGCCCCACCCCCTAAGCGTGCCTACTACATCTACTCCGGGGGTGAGAAAATCCCACTGGTGCTGAGCCGCCCGCTCTCCTCCAACGTGTCCAGCCTGCAGCACCTCTGCCGCAAGACGGTCAACGGGCACTTGGACTCCTACGAAAAGATGACTCAACTGCCAGGCCCCATCAAGGAGTTCCTGGACCAGTATGATGCCCCCCTCTAA